Proteins found in one Triticum urartu cultivar G1812 chromosome 4, Tu2.1, whole genome shotgun sequence genomic segment:
- the LOC125552339 gene encoding high molecular mass early light-inducible protein HV58, chloroplastic-like, with the protein MTTMVALSSFAGATVVGRPASWSPALPRRRALLIRAQTEPDIESTKETTSASTSSPTPTPTPSPVVPKPKPKANPSVWDALAFSGPAPERINGRLAMVGFVAALSVEAARGGGLLDQAGSGAGLGWFLTTAAVFSVASLVPLLQGQSVESKSSGVWSADAELWNGRFAMLGLVALAITEFITGTPFVNV; encoded by the exons ATGACGACCATGGTTGCCTTGAGCTCCTTCGCCGGCGCCACCGTCGTCGGCCGCCCCGCCTCCTGGTCTCCGGCACTGCCGCGTCGGCGCGCCCTCCTCATCAGGGCCCAGACCGAG CCGGATATCGAGTCGACCAAGGAGACGACGAGCGCATCGACATCCTCCCCAACCCCAACCCCGACCCCAAGCCCGGTGGTGCCCAAGCCCAAGCCCAAGGCTAACCcctcggtctgggacgcgctcgCGTTCAGCGGCCCAGCGCCCGAGCGCATCAACGGCCGGCTCGCTATGGTGGGCTTCGTGGCGGCGCTCTCCGTCGAGGCAGCGCGCGGCGGCGGGCTACTCGACCAGGCCGGCAGCGGCGCCGGGCTGGGATGGTTCCTGACAACCGCTGCGGTGTTCTCGGTGGCGTCGCTGGTGCCGCTCCTTCAGGGCCAGAGCGTGGAGAGCAAGTCCAGCGGCGTATGGAGCGCCGACGCCGAGCTATGGAACGGCCGCTTCGCCATGCTCGGCCTCGTCGCACTCGCCATCACCGAGTTCATCACCGGCACGCCTTTCGTCAACGTCTGA